The genomic interval TTAGTGCAATGGATACTGAGGTTTCCAATCAACTCATCAAAATTACTGAGGCAACGCAGTTAATGGGTTGTGAGACGATGATTCTTTGGTTGAATTAGGCATCAGCATTAGTGAAGTGAAAACCACCGCCACTGTGAGAGACTTTTTCGAGCGTGCTCTCAAGGTGGTAGGAGTTGATCGATAACTACTTGGCAATACTCATTAATACTCAGCCATAGAATTGATTCATGTCTAGTACAAACTCTTCGAGCGTTGTTGCAACGAAAGTAAAAAACTGTCTGGCGGAGGGCTTGAAGAGGTACGCAGAGTCGTCCTGAGGGATGTCCACGAAAAGGGCTGCCTCACAGTATCATTTTTGAAATGTCAGCCTTGAAATTCATGGACACTACTGAATTTGAGGGTTTAAAGACTGGTTCTGAGATGACTTCTATTTTGGGTGCTCAATCCATGTTTGTGGGAATACAGCCCGGGATTGTCTTACACCTGATTGCCAATCATACGCAAACAACGGGCTTAAGTGCTGCTCTTGATTTGAATGAAGCACTTGAGAAGCTGGGAATCACCGATGCCGCATCAAGAAATTAAGTCAAAGCCGGAAACCACCGTATTTCTGTTAAGTGATATGACGGACGTGCAAATTACAGTGAGTCGAGTGATAAATCCCTTATTCATAAAAGACGCCTCTTCAATTGATCGGTCTCTTATCGGCACTATGGTCTCAGAGTTAGCTACGAATATTATTAAGTATGCAGGTAGGGGTCTAATTCGGATGGCTTAAGTAAAGGGCGATAGAACCTTAGATATTGAAATGTGGGCTGAAGATAAAGGTCCCGGCATTGCAAACATTTCAATGGCGATGAAAGATTATTTCACAACGGGTAACACTCTTGGTCTTGGTCTACCTGGTGTAAGACGTATGGCCGATGAATTTGCTATGGAGTCTGAGTCAGAGGAAAACATGATTGTATATGTTCGAAAGCGTATACGCGGCAATAAAAATGACATTGATTTAACTAGATCAATCAGTTCAATTGAAAAAAACCGATAGAAGAAAAACATGCCTTATATGACGTGGGTGTATACAACCGTCCCATTCCTGGAGAGCATGTTTCTGGAGATGCAATATTAGTCATTGATTTTAAGGGCTCTCTGCTATTAGAGATTGCGGATGTATCTGGTCATGGACCAAAATCGCATGAAGTTAGCGCAATGATTTCTAAATACATTGCAGACAATGTTTGCAGAGATCTATCGGTTTTGATGACTGGCTTACATAAGGTGTTAGTTGGAACTCTTGGCGCAGCGGCTGGATTGCTATTACTTGATATTGCTTCACAAACATTTCAATCTCTTGGTATCGGGAATACTGGAGCTAATCGCTGTGTTGGTGAATTCTGGAATTTTGATGATGTGGACCGACGGTATTTCAGATCATGCGGGCAATCAATTTGTTCGATACCCTGTTTATGAGTCAGCAGAAAAGATTGCCTACAGCCTAGTGAGCCAAAGGAATCCAGCTGGCTGCAGCAGAGCTCGAAGCGGTCTGTAAAGATAAAGCAAGTCCTCCACAAATCCACAAGCGCTTCTCTCTAAGGTTGTTCTGGAATTAGAGCCTGTTATTGCCAGTTTAGAGGGTATGATTGCTAGTACTGCGGGCGAAAGTACGCAAAGGGGTGCAATTAATCCAGCAGAATTCCAGAGCAAATTACATCTACTCAAATCATCGCTATTAGAGGAGAGCGATCGAGATGCTGTGGACTGCTTAAATGAAATTTTGGAGCAAGCCCATGCCGACCCGATCGCTTTACAGTTAAAGCAGGTCATGAAAAGCATCGAAAATTATGACTTTGACCAAGCTTTAGAAAATTTCAAGCAAGTTCAGCTGTAGCCAATAGCGCTTATCAGCAATAATCCATCAGTTTTGCCGCGATAACGGTAAACTCCATCTTTCGTGAGCATCCCACGACATTTTGAGCAAAAGTTTGCAAAATCCTTTAGAGTGTGCATGTGCTCCAGAGAAAATTTGGGAAGCAAATAGAGATGACGATTGCCGATGTCAAGCCTTTTGCTGCAACGACTCTGTCAGTGCAGCTGAAAAAACAGTGGCGGACTTACCTATGAAGGTGGATTTGTGCAAAAGCCTGGATGGACATGGAAGACCCCATACGGCGCTGCTGCAAAAGATCTAGAACCGGCAAAGTTCATCTTAATCAAAAAGAAGCAGAGATGGTGTGTCGTTACTACAGTAAACGCTTGCCGACCAACTCCCTCACATTGTCTGAGGGGCTGTGGTGATTACAAAGGTCGAGCGCCTGCAGGCGCTTTAAACCGTGGAACTGGACATGTGCTCGCAGGAAGCACTAAACCCGGTGTCAATGGTCTGCATGACATGGGGGTAATGTCTGGGAATGGACTTCTACCAAAAGAAATGGTGGTTTCATTACCCGTGGCGCCTCTTGGTGGTATGGGCGGGAAAGGCAGCAGAGGAATCAGACGTGGAGTCTAAGCCAGGCGATATCGCCGTCGTTTATATTGGATTTCGGTGCGTGGCTGATGCTGTGAAACAATAGGGGATGATTAGTTCCGCTGTAGAGACATCTGAGATTGAAATTACCTCCGATTACCAGACAGTAATCGAAGCCATTGAACGCCAAGACCCTTATATATTTGTCAGCGGTAAAGCGGGCACTGGTAAAACAACTTTAATCGGTTACCTCCGAGAAACCATTCCTGGAAATGTCGTTGTAGTTGCTCCTACTGGAGTAGCGGCACTACAAGTTAAGGGGGCGACAATTCATTCATTTTTCCGCCTACCACCACGCTTAATTTTTCCCGAAGAGGATATTAAGCCGCTGCGGAATAAGCGACTCTACAAAGATATCTGTTTGCTCATCATCGATGAGATTTCGATGGTACGAGCAGATGTTGTCGATGCCATGGATCTATTTCTGCGTGAAAATGGACCGCAAAAAGGAAAGCCTTTTGGCGGAATTCAGGTGGTGTTTGTGGGTGATTTATTCCAATTGCCTCCAGTCGTTTCAAGTGCAGACATGGAGGTATTGGCAAACCGAGGGTATGAAGGACCTTATTTCTTCTGCGCAATGGCATTACATCGCAAAGACGTCACGATGGTCGAGCTCTCGAAGATCTTTCGTCAAAAGGATGAACACTTTGCCAGTTTGCTTAATCGCATACGTATTAATCAAGATGTCGATGAAGCTATCGATACCTTAAATGCGCAGTGCTTTCGCCAAGATGTTGAAGTTGATGAACATACGATTACTTTGACAACGACTAATGCACGCGCAGATCAAATTAATGGTGCAGGATTACGAGCTATTGCCACTGAAGCTAAAGTCTACGTTGGTAAATCTACCGGAAAATTTAATGTCGATGCGCGTAACTTGCCATCACCGAATAATCTTGTCCTGAAGGTTGGAGCCAAGGTGATGTTTACGGCAACTGACCCAGGATTTCCAAAGCGTTGGGTGAATGGCACTATTGGGGTGGTGCGTAAGTTATTGCCAGATAAAGTAAAAGTGGTGGTGCAAAACGGACCTTATGCTAATACAGTCGAAGTGACCGGTCACCAATGGGAATCTTACCGCTACGATCACGACATGATGTCAGGAAAAATTTCACCAAGCATTGTTGGCACTTATGTGCAGATTCCTCTTATGCTAGCTTGGGCAGTTACAATTCATAAGAGTCAGGGTAAAACTCTCGATAAAGTAAAGGTAGACCTCTCATCGGGAGTCTTTGCGTCAGGGCAGGTGTATGTAGCGCTGAGTCGTTGCAAAACAATTGAAGGTATTTCTTTGCAAAGGCCGATCGAACCACGGGATGTGAGTTGTGATCAAGAGATCAAGCGTTTTTATCTTAACTGCTTACCTGCAACTTAAGTGTGTCCGAGCGCTCTTAATCCTTCAACTACGTTTGACGGCATTGATGCCTCAACAGTCAAATTACCTAAATCATCAATTCGCCAACGTGGTACGTCTGAGCAAGCTTGAGGATTAAGATATTCATCTACAAAGCGCATCACAAACTGAATATGTCCTTGGGGCTGCATATTGTCGTCCATCACACCAAACGCCATTGTCGGTTTGCCATCCTTGGTGAGGATGGCCGGCAGGATTGTGTGAAAAGGGCGCTTACCGGGCGCAACTTGATTTGGATGACCATCTTCTAAGCGGAAGCGCATGCTTATTCTCGATGACTACGGCTTGGCCGAGAGACTCTCCAAGCGGGGCTGAAATACTTCGTGCAAAGACATCGGTTGATCCTCCAGTAGGGAAGGAGGGAATCATTTGAATCGGTTTTTTTGGCCAGTCAGTATTCGGGTGCCGATGTGCTGGCATTCGCCAGGCCTAGAGTCAGGTCGATACCAAGTACAAAATACGATTGATTTCGTTGTATGCGAGTTTCATATGAGCCTTTATGAGTATTTCTGTACGAGTTTTCGTATGAGTTTTAATTTCTAGTGCGTTTCTGCTAAGCGCTTGCCAGCCCAGGTGGAAAAGGAAACGCCATTGCCACCATAGCCAACGGCATACCAAATATTTTACTGAGGATCGGGTCGAGTAATGCGAGGCATCATATTGTGACTCACGTCTACCCAGCCCCACCATGAATAATCGATTGCAATACCAGTTAGTGGTGGAAATTTACGAGCAATTGCATCCGTTAGTAATTTCAGATGCTCTGGTGAGTTGGCGTCAGCGCCACTGATTGAACTGCGGCTCCCTAATTGCAGTCGATTATCTTTAAGAAGGCGGTAATAGAAGCGAAGGGTGCGGGTATCTGTTATTTCTGTTCGGATCTTCCCTTCATTTTGAATGATAAGCCATTTTTTCTGGGCGATGTGCTACATAGAGATGTCCACCATCTGTGGCGTCGCAATTAATTTGACTTGTTAGATCCTTGAAATTTTCAAATCCAGAGAATATTTCTCGGTCTAATTTTTTTGCAGTATCTAATCCCCAACGATCAATCCATTGGGAGCGCGATAGTCGACCGCTAGCATTCTGCCTTTGTCCGCCGCTCCGACTGGAGCATCCCCCCGAGGTTTGGTTGGCCTCCAGAATAACCGCTTGTATGCCATGTTCTTGAGCTCAATATAGTGCCGTAGAGACACTAGTTGACCCTGAACCAATCACCACAACTTCTGCCTCTAAGTTTCCATTAACAGGGCCGGCCATCTGTATCGGGCGGTATACCTGCGCTTGCTACCCAATAGCTCGGCTCATATCCGGGGTTAGAGGAGAGGTAAGTGGGTTGTATAGCGGATCGTATCTCGTGAGGATTCAGTCTAGGGCATTCCTCATTATTTTGCTGCTGGTAAGTGCAGCCGCTTCTTGCGGCAGGCATTTTTCAATTGAATCTTACCGTTCTTAAAAGTGAAGATATCAACACCACCGTCCGCCTCTACTCGTGCCCCGTCAAGAGCGGTTCCAACAAAGGGCCATTCAGAAACACCAAAGTTCCCGTGGACAAAATGTCGGTCATTAATCCACTGTGCATTTGGAAAATTTAGCCAAGCACTTTCAAAAGCCACGTTTACTGCTCCCATACCAACGTGTCGTACACCACAAGCATCTGGACCGGCTGCAGCGTGAAATACGCAGTCATCGCTCATAAAACTCATTAGGGCATTAATGTCATGTCTATTCCAGGCTGCGCTAAATTCTTCTGCCAAAGTAGCTACCGAAACTTCATCATTAAAAGGCACAATAGGTTCGATCAAGAAAAAAATATTTGAGACCAGTATGAACAGCACCGCATCTAAGTCGATTGACATGTCAGCCTATTGGCTGCCATTTACTCCAAACCGCTACTTTCAACATTACCCTAAGATCATGCAGTCAGCCAAGGGTGCTTACTATTTTGACGATCACGGAAGAAAGTTATTCGACGGCCTATCAGGACTATGGTGCTCCCCATTGGGGCATGTTGAGCCACGTATTGGGGCCGCTATCCAAAAACAGTTTGAGTCAATGGATGACTGTCCAGCTTTTCAGATGGCTAGTGAAACTACTTTCAGTCTCGCCAATCGAATTGCTCAGATGGCGCCTAAAGGATTGGACAAGGTATTTTTCACTAATTCAGGAGAGAATCTCAAGCGCAATAAAGTCTGTGGCAGCTATTCTACTGGCGGAAGCCGAGGTATTCGCACCTCCGAACAGTATGTTCGCAAGAGCGGTGCTGCTGCGCGCATGATGTTAGTTCGGCAAGGTATCTGTTGCTGCTTCGCAATTAGAGGTGCCCCTAAAAGATTCAAAAGAGTGGAATCTAATTGGTAAGTCAGTTAACCGTATTGACGGTACAGCCGATAAAGTAACAGGTAGATAGGTATATGCCATTGACCTAAAGTTACCTGGCATGTTGGTGGCCAATATCAAGCAGTCTCCCGTTTTTGGTGGCAAAGTGAAAAGTTACGATGCTGCGAAAGGGCAATCAATGAAGGGTGTAAAGAAGGTGGTTCAGGTGGGTGATTCTGCAGTTGCGTAACCTTATTCCCAACGCCAACAATCCAGTTGTGAAAGGCTATGCAGGACGATCCATTATTCAATCCTGCTATGTTTTGGGTGGGTGATGGAGAGTCTCTCTGGCAGCAAAAGTTAGGTCCGCAAAATAAGTCATGCAGCTCTTGTCATGGCGACGTAAAAAAATCGATGCCTGCATTAGCATACGCGAGCAAAGATCTTTTGGCATGGTCAGCGCTCATCGCCTTTCAATCTCAATCCCCAGGCGTTCGGCCTTAGAGAATTAGGATTCTTCGATTAATCAGAAAAGACAACAGAGATTGCGCCATTAATTAGTACACGATCATGCAAGTGGTAACGTAAAGCCCTTGATAAAACAGTACGTTCTAGATTTCGACCCTTGCGAACTAAATCATCTGGCGTATCCCCGTGGGTTACTCGAGTAACGTCTTGCTCAATAATTGGGCCTTCATCTAAATCACGAAGTGTGCAGTCGCACCAATTAACTTAATACCACGAGCATGAGCTTGATGATAGGGCTTGGTGCCTTTAAAGCTAGACAAGAAAGAGTGATGTACGTTGATGCAACGGCCAGATAGTTTGGTGTAACGGGGCAGGTGGAGAGAACGGAATATCAGCAAAGTCGATGCTGGTATATACTTCTCGAGGGTAATTGGAGACTATGCCGAAAATAATCATTGGTCATTCACCAACGATACAGTCAGTCTACGAGACAATGGTCTAGCTTTGATGCCATGATTAACCCGCGCTTAAGATCTTTGACGGCACGTAATGCCCAGGTAATCGCAAAGCGATTGGCGATTGCTAAAAATCCTGCTCTCAAGTTATCGACACTGGCAGGACAACTAAAGCTCACACGCATAAAGAAGCGTTTTGATGCCTTGTCATCAAACTGTTGTGCTTCTTCAATATCCCCGCCTTGTTCAAAAATATAGGTAGCGACTGCATCAACGATGCCAGGTTTATTGGGGCAGGTGATGGTCAGATATTAATTTTCGTTGGCCATATTAAATCGAGGATAGATGAATCATAAAATTTATTTTAGTCTGATCGGTGCATAGACCGCATAAGTAATTCAGTTATTACTTGGAGGGGTCTGAAATTATATCCGCTGGACTTCTTAAGGGTTCGCTTTTGTCAGTTACGGTTGGCAATATCCCCTCAATACAGATGGGCTTTGAAGCGATGATAGTGAAAAAACTACACTCTTTCTTTGTGGCTGCAGATGCAGCATGCTCCAAGGGAGATTTGCTCTTAGCGGCTAGGCTTGCCGCAGTACCCGGATTAGCAACTACGGCCGTTCCGGCTGTGTTTACTGCTTATAAGGGGCTTATTATACTGCGAGTAGTCCCCGCGCAGTACTGATGGCCGCTAATGGTGCAGCACATCCCGCTAAAAATCCGAGAGTGCTAATAACTACGGCAATCCAAATATAAGGGCTTATACGCGAAACAATAGCTTATTTAGCTCGACAAGCAACATTGAAGACTCCAGCGGCCCATGAACCATTTTCGATAGTTTCAAATACGCTATTAGGAGTTTTTTGATCAAATACAACTTTACCTTTTCCTTGTTGTTCGGCAAAGAGTTTAAATTCAATTGGGCGATATTGTCCGCTAGAGCAGTCATACTCATTTAACCCAATAATCGAATTCACTACTTCTTTAGTTTGCGGATCTTGCCCCGGCTTTTTAAAATCTAACATTGATATGATTTGCGCTTTCCCATCGTGGGTTTGTAGTGTAGCTGTATCAACATACACAACGGATAAATCATTTTGTCCCAATTCTTGCCAAGCAGCTGACGCATTTCTGCTAATAAGGGCTGTAATAGTAATAGCTAGAAAGGTGATAAGTGATTTCATGTAAGTGGAGTCCTAAGAGGTGACTGTGAAGATCCGTTGGTATTTTAAACGGCTATCCCTACTATGCCAATATTGCTGAAATATTTACTGATTGCTTAACTCAAGCTGGCGATTTACTTTTTCTGGCTTCATTTGTAATGGCAGAGACTGATTATTGGCCCATAAAGAGTTTAAATTGCGATAAAACTTACTTTGCACCCAGCCTGATTGACCTGTTTGATAAATGAAGAGCGATCTTTCAAGATCTGACAAATCATAGATGGTAGGCAAACTTGGCGCCTGTGTAGTCTTTGATAGGGATTATTGGTTTGCAGAAGCTCAAGGCGCCCAACGTTTACCGTAAAGCTATCACCTGGGAAGGGCGTACGAATATTAAAGCGATTTCTGAGTAGTGGAACTTTACTAAAAGGACGATGTGCTGAGATGGCGATATGCGCGTTGTCCCAATTCCATGCTGAAGGATCGTTGCCATAGGCATTACTTAGGTAGTCTAACGCTTGATCCAGTGCGTTATTTGACGATTCTTGACAGGTCTCCACTTGTTCAGTCTTTGGATCATCACACCAAAGACTATTCGGGTTTTGCGCTTGATTGAGAAGTAAGGCGCGATCGTTACGTGACCCATAATTTTCGCTAAATAAATAATTCAATCTAGAAAATAGATTGCGCGTCAGCTGGTCAGCCCATGCATGAAAAATCAGCGCGTCTACGCTATCAACTTTCATGTCACCATCAAAGCTACGGCCTATCTCCATTGCTTTTGCATTTAGTGGATGAGGGGATTGGCTGGACTTAAATAGGTCTAATAGAGGGGTGGCACCAAGTGATAAGGTATCCCCTTGCATGACCTTCATATCATCCAGTGAATGAACTGATTTGGACTGAATTAAATCTACTATGCGATGAAACCGCGTAGGCATTTCCCAATCGCCTGTGAGAGGGTTGGGATCATTAACCGAAATGATTTTTTGATTAGCGGTGGCAAGCCAGCCTTGCTCGGGATTGTGGTTCGCGGGAAGTTGTTCGAACGGAACATAGATAGCCATTCCATTCCAGTTATACTGTTTCTCCCAGCCAGGCGCTGGTGCTACGCCGTATCAGCCATGATGCAGAGTGCTTTTTGGGGCAACCCCAGGGGCCTGATAGGCAATATTACCTTCGATATCTGCGATTCCTATGTTTTACATAGGAGCGTAATTTTTTCGCAGCGCTTCTTTAAATTGATCCAGATCGGTGATCTCGGTTCATATCCAATAAGCCCACTACGGATTGGTTATCGATATCAAGAGCAGGCTAACGTAACGCTAAAGCGTAACGACTGGTATCAATAGTGCGTTTCGCTTTTGCATGAGAATCAGAGATAACAGGCCCATGACAAGTTTTCTTTACCAGAAAGGTTAAAGAGGGCTCGCCTTTGATGTCGATGATTTCTTGGCGTACTTTAAAAAGGAAGTAAACCATCGGGCCGACAATACAGGCTAGGATTTTTTGAATCGATTTGCTCGATATATAAATCCTGAACATCGGCCCCCTATTTGTAAAGCTCCAGGCAAACTTTTCCGTTCTTCCCAAAACAACTCCAGGGATGCCAGGAAGCGTTCCGCGAATGACGTCTAAGCCGGGTGTGCCTCACAAGATGCGCAAAGTACTAGATGACGGGTACAGAGAGGCCTAAATGCGGATCATTAGCCAATAATGGCTTGCCCCCGTACTTACCTACTAAACTTACTGCTTAAGGCCCAGTTATTTGATACAATCCCATCTCTGCCGCCCATCTGCTCCCATTGACTTAACTCGGTTGCGGGTAAATTTTGAGGTTTACTTTCTGCAGGACCTGTCTTTTGGTGAAAGACATTCATGTCCTTATAGAGCTTGGCAAAGTCCATATTACTTATGGGCTCATCTGACTCATAAGGCGGCATTACCTCCCAAACTTGTTTGGTAGTGAGATATTGGGAAAGCTCAAGCCTTTGTAACGCTTTTTGCCAATTTCCTCCGAGGTCATAAGCCATCACGAGCATCCAGGCAACACTATCAGTTGGAGACCAGTGACCTGGTTTAGATCCCGTCAATAAATATTCTACGGGTAGTGCCCATCCTAATTGCGCATTGCCAGCATTGCCAGCATTGACACCGTCGGCATATGCTTGGAGTAATCGTTTAGCAGCAACAGGGTAGTGATCAAATTGTCGTTCTGCAGCTCGCTTGATCCCAAGCGTGCGTACAAAGCGATCTATCTTGACAGTGTCTTTGCCTAAGATTTCAGAAAGACGTCCACTGGCAATGCGACGATTCATCTCCAGTTGCCATGAGCCCTCAGAAGCATGTCAATATCATAAAGCAAAGTAGGCGTCGGCCTGACTTTTGGCTTTGATATGGGGTATATCGACTTCATTAAAAGTGATGGCAATAGCATCACCCAGACTTTTGATTGTCCGCTTACTGGAGATATTAGATTGTGCCGAATAAAGATACGCCAAGAGGGCTGTGATGCAGGCTATCGAACATAGTCCAATAAGCCATAAGCTGAGCAGTAACAGCTTGCCCAACCCAGTTGATTTTCTCGGTAGATTCATCAAAGTATTTTAGATGCTGGATTTAGTCTAGCCTCAGGTG from Polynucleobacter necessarius carries:
- a CDS encoding surface-adhesin E family protein, producing MKSLITFLAITITALISRNASAAWQELGQNDLSVVYVDTATLQTHDGKAQIISMLDFKKPGQDPQTKEVVNSIIGLNEYDCSSGQYRPIEFKLFAEQQGKGKVVFDQKTPNSVFETIENGSWAAGVFNVACRAK
- a CDS encoding penicillin acylase family protein, coding for MPTIYDLSDLERSLFIYQTGQSGWVQSKFYRNLNSLWANNQSLPLQMKPEKVNRQLELSNQ
- a CDS encoding penicillin acylase family protein produces the protein MGRTEKFAWSFTNRGPMFRIYISSKSIQKILACIVGPMVYFLFKVRQEIIDIKGEPSLTFLVKKTCHGPVISDSHAKAKRTIDTSRYALALR
- a CDS encoding penicillin acylase family protein, with the protein product MNRRIASGRLSEILGKDTVKIDRFVRTLGIKRAAERQFDHYPVAAKRLLQAYADGVNAGNAGNAQLGWALPVEYLLTGSKPGHWSPTDSVAWMLVMAYDLGGNWQKALQRLELSQYLTTKQVWEVMPPYESDEPISNMDFAKLYKDMNVFHQKTGPAESKPQNLPATELSQWEQMGGRDGIVSNNWALSSKFSR
- a CDS encoding aminotransferase class III-fold pyridoxal phosphate-dependent enzyme, with the protein product MQSAKGAYYFDDHGRKLFDGLSGLWCSPLGHVEPRIGAAIQKQFESMDDCPAFQMASETTFSLANRIAQMAPKGLDKVFFTNSGENLKRNKVCGSYSTGGSRGIRTSEQYVRKSGAAARMMLVRQGICCCFAIRGAPKRFKRVESNW
- a CDS encoding nuclear transport factor 2 family protein; protein product: MSIDLDAVLFILVSNIFFLIEPIVPFNDEVSVATLAEEFSAAWNRHDINALMSFMSDDCVFHAAAGPDACGVRHVGMGAVNVAFESAWLNFPNAQWINDRHFVHGNFGVSEWPFVGTALDGARVEADGGVDIFTFKNGKIQLKNACRKKRLHLPAAK
- a CDS encoding ATP-dependent DNA helicase; this translates as MISSAVETSEIEITSDYQTVIEAIERQDPYIFVSGKAGTGKTTLIGYLRETIPGNVVVVAPTGVAALQVKGATIHSFFRLPPRLIFPEEDIKPLRNKRLYKDICLLIIDEISMVRADVVDAMDLFLRENGPQKGKPFGGIQVVFVGDLFQLPPVVSSADMEVLANRGYEGPYFFCAMALHRKDVTMVELSKIFRQKDEHFASLLNRIRINQDVDEAIDTLNAQCFRQDVEVDEHTITLTTTNARADQINGAGLRAIATEAKVYVGKSTGKFNVDARNLPSPNNLVLKVGAKVMFTATDPGFPKRWVNGTIGVVRKLLPDKVKVVVQNGPYANTVEVTGHQWESYRYDHDMMSGKISPSIVGTYVQIPLMLAWAVTIHKSQGKTLDKVKVDLSSGVFASGQVYVALSRCKTIEGISLQRPIEPRDVSCDQEIKRFYLNCLPAT
- a CDS encoding gamma-glutamyltransferase → MRFRLEDGHPNQVAPGKRPFHTILPAILTKDGKPTMAFGVMDDNMQPQGHIQFVMRFVDEYLNPQACSDVPRWRIDDLGNLTVEASMPSNVVEGLRALGHT